The following are encoded in a window of Magnolia sinica isolate HGM2019 chromosome 11, MsV1, whole genome shotgun sequence genomic DNA:
- the LOC131218793 gene encoding LRR receptor-like serine/threonine-protein kinase HSL2 yields the protein MTYLFFLLFFLLLLHVLPATPLNEDAGILLKAKTAHLSDPYNQLSDWASPPNNVTTTVDPCSWTGIACDPLTHAVTSIDLTGFNLSGTFPAGFCQISTLQNLSLAYNYISGTIASQSISSCSHLYSINLSTNMFVGPIPDFVPPFANLRTLDLSVNNFSGDIPPSLGLFPKLQILSLQGNFLNGTIPSFLTDLTELVEFLLGYNTFKEGPLPSNIGKLTKLENLWMPYANLVGEIPPSIGNLTALKNLDISHNRLSGGIPLSIGGLRSVEKIQLYANQLSGELPESLGNLTNLREFDASENGLTGKLPEKLAGLHLVFLGLNDNMLSGEIPGIIASNPNLSVLKLFNNSFSGRIPSDLGRNSELVSVDLSSNGFEGDFPPSLCDRKKLEELVAFNNRFSGGLPETFGDCGRLTYVRISNSGLAGEVSGGFWGLPRLYTLELSGNRFSGEISSTIAGARNLTRFIISGNNFTGKFPREICELSELTLIDAHNNRFSGELPACITQIKNLEKLDLQENEFSGEIPVNVSSWRQLTELNLSENDLSGGIPAQLGELPVMTYLDLSGNSLSGEIPRDLTNLKLNSFNLSANNLVGRIPAAFDTRFFLPSLTGNPHLCSETLKELPPCPKPAKAFTKTAKTTWFLSAVLLSLAFALLVAVFLFYRRISKIARRNRKLPWKLTSFQRLGFKEEEIFDFLKEENKVGTGASGQVYRARLKSGQTVAVKKLYGGPGKPEAEIGFRSEVETLGCVRHGNIVKLLFCCAGEEFRVLVYEFMENGSLGDVLHGEKGGVVLGWERRRRIAMGAAQGLAYLHHDCVPAIVHRDVKSNNILLDEEFCAKVADFGLARMMQQEDGDWGMSHVAGSYGYIAPEYAYTLKVNEKSDVYSFGVVLLELVTGKRPIDPSFGECKDIVRWVNDVIAVQEQGAEEADFRQLLDPRLAPSSYSYEEVLSFLNVALLCTAAFPMNRPSMRKVVELLQDCRGR from the exons ATGACAtacctcttcttcctcctcttcttcctcctccttctCCACGTCCTCCCCGCCACTCCTTTGAATGAAGACGCCGGAATCTTACTCAAAGCCAAAACAGCCCACCTCTCCGATCCCTACAACCAGCTCAGTGACTGGGCCTCACCGCCCAACAACGTCACCACCACCGTCGATCCATGCAGCTGGACCGGCATTGCCTGCGACCCTCTGACACACGCCGTGACGTCCATCGACCTCACCGGATTCAATCTCTCCGGAACCTTCCCTGCCGGATTCTGCCAGATCAGCACCCTCCAGAACCTTTCCCTCGCGTACAACTACATCAGCGGCACGATCGCCTCCCAGTCCATCTCCTCCTGCTCTCATCTCTACTCTATCAATCTCTCCACCAacatgtttgtggggcccatcccGGACTTCGTGCCCCCCTTCGCCAACCTGCGCACGTTAGACCTCTCCGTGAACAACTTCTCAGGAGATATCCCGCCCAGCCTCGGCCTATTCCCCAAGCTCCAGATCCTCAGcctgcagggaaatttccttaaCGGCACCATTCCGTCATTTCTAACGGACCTAACGGAGCTGGTGGAATTCCTTCTGGGCTACAATACTTTCAAGGAAGGACCCCTGCCGTCCAATATCGGTAAGTTGACCAAGCTCGAGAATCTCTGGATGCCGTACGCCAACCTCGTCGGAGAGATCCCGCCGTCGATCGGGAATCTCACCGCGCTGAAGAACCTTGACATTTCCCATAATCGCCTCTCCGGAGGAATCCCGTTGAGCATAGGAGGATTGAGGAGCGTCGAGAAGATCCAGCTGTACGCGAATCAGCTCTCTGGTGAATTGCCGGAGAGTCTTGGGAATCTGACTAATCTCCGCGAGTTTGATGCGTCGGAGAACGGTCTGACCGGTAAATTGCCGGAGAAGCTCGCCGGGTTGCATCTGGTCTTTCTTGGCCTCAATGATAACATGCTTTCCGGCGAGATTCCGGGAATTATAGCCTCGAACCCGAACCTGTCCGTGCTGAAGCTCTTCAACAACAGCTTTTCCGGCAGAATTCCGTCGGATCTCGGCCGGAATTCGGAGCTTGTGTCGGTGGATTTATCCAGTAACGGATTCGAGGGCGATTTCCCTCCTTCCCTCTGCGATCGGAAGAAGCTCGAAGAGCTCGTGGCTTTCAATAACCGATTCTCTGGCGGATTGCCAGAAACTTTCGGTGACTGCGGCAGGCTAACGTACGTAAGGATTTCCAACTCCGGGCTCGCTGGAGAAGTGTCGGGTGGGTTCTGGGGCCTTCCCAGGCTTTACACCCTCGAACTCAGCGGCAACAGATTCTCCGGAGAGATATCTTCGACCATCGCTGGCGCTCGGAATCTGACGCGATTCATAATTTCTGGCAATAATTTCACTGGCAAATTCCCCAGGGAGATCTGCGAATTGTCCGAGCTCACACTCATCGACGCCCACAATAACCGATTCTCTGGCGAGCTCCCGGCGTGCATTACTCAGATCAAGAACCTGGAGAAACTCGATCTCCAAGAAAACGAATTTTCAGGCGAGATTCCGGTCAATGTCAGCTCGTGGAGGCAACTGACGGAACTGAATCTGTCGGAAAATGACTTATCCGGCGGAATTCCCGCTCAGCTGGGAGAGCTCCCGGTGATGACGTACCTGGACCTGTCCGGAAACTCACTCTCCGGGGAGATCCCGCGGGATCTGACGAACCTGAAGCTGAACAGCTTCAACCTCTCCGCCAACAACCTCGTCGGAAGAATCCCCGCCGCCTTCGACACCCGCTTCTTCCTCCCGAGCCTGACCGGAAACCCCCACCTCTGCAGCGAAACCCTAAAAGAGCTCCCACCCTGCCCTAAACCCGCCAAGGCCTTTACCAAGACGGCCAAAACCACCTGGTTTCTCTCAGCGGTTTTGCTGTCGCTCGCCTTCGCTCTGCTAGTAGCGGTTTTCCTGTTCTACAGGCGGATTTCCAAAATAGCCCGCAGGAACCGGAAACTGCCCTGGAAGCTGACATCATTCCAGCGGCTGGGATTCAAGGAGGAAGAAATCTTCGATTTCCTGAAGGAGGAGAACAAGGTCGGGACCGGCGCTTCCGGTCAGGTGTACCGGGCGAGGCTGAAGAGCGGCCAGACCGTGGCGGTCAAGAAGCTGTACGGCGGACCGGGTAAACCTGAAGCGGAGATCGGGTTCCGGTCGGAAGTAGAGACGCTGGGGTGCGTGCGGCATGGCAATATCGTAAAATTGCTGTTTTGCTGTGCGGGCGAGGAATTCAGGGTTTTGGTGTACGAGTTTATGGAGAACGGGAGTTTGGGGGATGTGCTGCATGGAGAGAAGGGAGGGGTAGTGTTGGGTTGGGAGAGGAGGCGCAGGATAGCGATGGGGGCTGCGCAAGGGCTGGCGTATCTGCACCACGACTGCGTGCCGGCTATCGTGCACCGGGATGTGAAGTCGAACAACATCTTGCTGGACGAGGAGTTCTGCGCCAAGGTGGCTGATTTTGGGCTGGCGAGGATGATGCAGCAGGAGGATGGTGATTGGGGCATGTCCCACGTGGCAGGGTCCTACGGCTACATTGCGCCGG AATATGCGTATACACTGAAGGTAAACGAGAAGAGTGATGTATACAGCTTTGGCGTCGTATTGCTCGAGCTAGTGACCGGCAAAAGACCCATTGATCCGTCCTTTGGAGAGTGCAAAGATATAGTGAGGTGGGTAAATGACGTGATAGCTGTTCAAGAACAAGGAGCTGAAGAAGCTGATTTCAGGCAACTGTTAGATCCAAGGCTCGCCCCGTCTTCTTACAGCTACGAAGAAGTCTTGAGTTTTTTGAATGTGGCGCTGCTCTGCACTGCTGCATTCCCCATGAACCGGCCCTCTATGCGCAAGGTCGTTGAATTGCTGCAGGACTGCCGAGGCAGATGA